In one window of Temnothorax longispinosus isolate EJ_2023e chromosome 11, Tlon_JGU_v1, whole genome shotgun sequence DNA:
- the LOC139821507 gene encoding JNK1/MAPK8-associated membrane protein isoform X1 — protein sequence MTEESEVCEIRYERKKGGELSRGKQSDTMNVLARCPGLYCGRELLSDGNWSDCGACPRGFRTNASSACEPCEDAPMFYDWLYLGFMALLALVLHWFCIDMVAMRRNIPKEVIALHLSALFEVVLACLIVLQLTDPIGTFNVKSCKANKLSDWYTLLHNPNPNYEATLHCTQEAVYPLYTMVFVFYALGIVLMLLIRPLIARKFLPKQGKFSIYAALYFYPILALLHAVGGGLIYYSFPYITIILSVLSNAAHFAFKLNQTVKSLLLSSVSDIKNVIVILGHWLLHGYGVIAVATLRGISIHPAMLALVVLPALFYIITARFTDPHKLHIE from the exons ATGACAGAGGAAAGCGAAGTCTGTGAGATTCGATACGAAAGGAAGAAAGGAG GAGAGCTTTCTCGAGGAAAGCAGAGTGACACCATGAATGTCCTCGCGCGCTGTCCCGGATTGTATTGCGGCAGAGAGCTGCTGTCGGATGGGAATTGGAGCGATTGCGGCGCTTGTCCGCGCGGCTTCCGCACCAACGCGTCGTCGGCGTGCGAGCCCTGTGAGGATGCGCCCATGTTCTACGACTGGCTCTACCTAGGCTTCATGGCCCTCCTGGCCCTGGTGTTGCACTGGTTCTGCATCGACATGGTTGCCATGCGTCGTAATATACCCAAGGAGGTGATCGCCCTTCACCTGTCTGCCTTGTTCGAGGTGGTCCTGGCATGCCTTATAGTCCTGCAGCTGACGGATCCCATCGGGACGTTCAACGTCAAGTCGTGCAAGGCGAACAAATTGTCGGACTGGTACACTCTGCTGCATAATCCGAATCCGAATTACGAAGCGACCTTACACTGCACGCAAGAGGCAGTTTATCCGTT ATACACCATGGTTTTCGTCTTCTACGCCTTAGGAATAGTCCTCATGCTATTGATAAGGCCACTAATAGCCAGGAAATTTTTGCCGAAACAGGGCAAGTTCTCAATTTACGCAGCGTTGTACTTCTATCCAATCCTCGCGTTGCTCCACGCCGTGGGAGGAGGTCTAATAT ATTACTCTTTCCCGTATATCACCATTATCCTGTCGGTGCTCTCGAATGCGGCGCATTTCGCGTTCAAACTGAATCAAACGGTAAAATCGTTGCTGTTGAGCTCCGTCTCGGATATAAAAAACGTGATAGTAATTTTGGGCCATTGGTTGCTGCACGGATACGGCGTGATAGCGGTCGCGACTCTTCGCGGAATCAGCATACATCCCGCGATGTTAGCCCTAGTTGTGTTACCCGCTCTGTTTTACATTATAACGGCGAGATTCACCGATCCACACAAGCTCCATATCGAATGA
- the LOC139821507 gene encoding JNK1/MAPK8-associated membrane protein isoform X2, translating to MNVLARCPGLYCGRELLSDGNWSDCGACPRGFRTNASSACEPCEDAPMFYDWLYLGFMALLALVLHWFCIDMVAMRRNIPKEVIALHLSALFEVVLACLIVLQLTDPIGTFNVKSCKANKLSDWYTLLHNPNPNYEATLHCTQEAVYPLYTMVFVFYALGIVLMLLIRPLIARKFLPKQGKFSIYAALYFYPILALLHAVGGGLIYYSFPYITIILSVLSNAAHFAFKLNQTVKSLLLSSVSDIKNVIVILGHWLLHGYGVIAVATLRGISIHPAMLALVVLPALFYIITARFTDPHKLHIE from the exons ATGAATGTCCTCGCGCGCTGTCCCGGATTGTATTGCGGCAGAGAGCTGCTGTCGGATGGGAATTGGAGCGATTGCGGCGCTTGTCCGCGCGGCTTCCGCACCAACGCGTCGTCGGCGTGCGAGCCCTGTGAGGATGCGCCCATGTTCTACGACTGGCTCTACCTAGGCTTCATGGCCCTCCTGGCCCTGGTGTTGCACTGGTTCTGCATCGACATGGTTGCCATGCGTCGTAATATACCCAAGGAGGTGATCGCCCTTCACCTGTCTGCCTTGTTCGAGGTGGTCCTGGCATGCCTTATAGTCCTGCAGCTGACGGATCCCATCGGGACGTTCAACGTCAAGTCGTGCAAGGCGAACAAATTGTCGGACTGGTACACTCTGCTGCATAATCCGAATCCGAATTACGAAGCGACCTTACACTGCACGCAAGAGGCAGTTTATCCGTT ATACACCATGGTTTTCGTCTTCTACGCCTTAGGAATAGTCCTCATGCTATTGATAAGGCCACTAATAGCCAGGAAATTTTTGCCGAAACAGGGCAAGTTCTCAATTTACGCAGCGTTGTACTTCTATCCAATCCTCGCGTTGCTCCACGCCGTGGGAGGAGGTCTAATAT ATTACTCTTTCCCGTATATCACCATTATCCTGTCGGTGCTCTCGAATGCGGCGCATTTCGCGTTCAAACTGAATCAAACGGTAAAATCGTTGCTGTTGAGCTCCGTCTCGGATATAAAAAACGTGATAGTAATTTTGGGCCATTGGTTGCTGCACGGATACGGCGTGATAGCGGTCGCGACTCTTCGCGGAATCAGCATACATCCCGCGATGTTAGCCCTAGTTGTGTTACCCGCTCTGTTTTACATTATAACGGCGAGATTCACCGATCCACACAAGCTCCATATCGAATGA